Sequence from the Acropora muricata isolate sample 2 chromosome 10, ASM3666990v1, whole genome shotgun sequence genome:
ttgTAAATAAATATTTAGGAAATGGTGACTACTTTGTGatcattgcttcttcctcgcatcttttattgttgacagagcacgctgcaaatggactggtagtagtctccttcgcagccgttattcgggtcgtcacgtaacgctcctccccaactaacggctgctcactcgagctctgcattcctttccctttgttactgagaaccaacgacatgcatgtaactgttagcagctgcaccaatcatgtttctcgttacatttgccgccaaaggtccaggtttccaagatatggaagcctgatccttattggtcaatttaaggaaaggaatgtagagctcgagtgagcagccgttagttggggaggagcattgcgtgacgaccctaataacggctgcgaaggagactagacTGGTACAGGCGCCGTTGAAGTGAATATCGAGAATGACAGATTTACTTTCGTGagttcacgttgtcgttgaaACCCTAAATTTTGAGACTTCACgatgtcatttggcagactacgtcaaataaTTGCACCAAagtgtgtgccgcacgtgcagcacgattattttacCCTATTCAGCCAATCACAACATTGCTTTCTCGCGTGACAGGAGTTATAATGGGTAGCGCcacttgtattttttttttttttcgtaaacgACGTTTTAGCAAATTTAAATCcgcaaaaaagaaaagggaaaatGCGGAAAATATGAGTACAACATTTGAAGTTGTTGGAGGCTTTGCGGAAAACCGAAATCACTAGCAATGATTGTGCGAAATAGTGGCAACTGCAAATTTCGTTCCcgatatattattatttttatttattattttattatattctACTATTATTTTAATTCGATATTTTTCATTACCGTTTCATTATTTGTTTAGATCCCTCAACACGTGCATATAGAAAGTAAACAACTTACGCACGGACTGCACGTGCCGAATAGCAAAAAATTCCCACGTGCCATTAAGTCTCTTCATTTTCGCAACTTCCTAAAGAAACATTAGGTGAGCACAAACCAAACGTCCGACTGCACCTCTTTTATACGACGAAGCTCGTGTAACGATACAACGCGATTGCGTCGTTCAAGTTTGATCGTTTATTTTTGGATCGTACCTGACAATCTTGTTTGCAGACGAGTCAGATGTGCCTCTCCATTGACGAATACATGACAAACAGAAAGCGTGATTACAATTCGCtataaaagagaaaagaataaaCATCTGAAATAATCACATCCGTTGATACGGCATTTGACGGAATTTCGACTCATTTTACTTTAGGTATTTGAAAGATAAAATGTAGGACGAATTGTGGACTAAACTTCTTCAAGAATGATTTACCGCTTCGCTAAAGAATTTCGAGAGCTACACAAGGCGAACGACGAGTGCTATGAAAACATCTTGAGTAAGACACCATGTATTCAAACGTTCCTGGGATGTGGCCGTAGGACAAGAACGGCAAAGAAACGTAAAACTTTGTGAAAAAAACCTGCGTGGCTTATAGAGCCATTTACCGAACAATAAATCCTGAGTTCTAAATTTACAAAAACGAATCTCAACACTATTTACTTAGGATTCCAAATCTTTGATCACTCGGGTTTTCCTTGTTCCGCACCGCTTCTAGACAGATTCCACACGTGACACCCTCGCTCCTGcaacaagacaaaaaatttCCTCAAAATCTATCAACAGAAAAAGCATGCAACAAATGACACAACCTATGTGGATAAAATGATTGCACCTTTGCACAGCGAATGAATGTTCCATGTCTTTCTCGTGGATTTCGATGCACGCTTGGCGGTGCTCTAGAGACGGAAAAGagcacaggaaaaaaaaaatctcatcAACATAAACATCATCACAAAAATCGCTCTCATTTTCATCAATGTCGTCATCTTTTTCGTCATCATCACATTTCTCGTTTATCACTTACTTTACTATAAACATGTTTAGTTTTGTTACCTTATGAATTTACCCCCTTGCTActcttttaaaataattaatatcagTAACTGTGCCAAACGATTAATCAAGAGGATCATAACAATCATACCAAaggaaattatttttattttctggatATTATTCCCCTCACCTTCTTGTTGTGTTGTGTCGTATGGGTGCAAACATTTCATGCCACAATATTCACACTCTAACCCGTGTAAGTAACTGCAACTGTTCGACAAGAAAACAGAATGGGACAGATGTACGCTTAGTATGAGAATCATTGTCGGCGGattgagacaaaaaaaaaaacagacaaaaaaaaacgaaagtaACATCAGGAGATAACAAGGAAATTCAGACTTGCTTTACCTCTCGATGAAAGGACATTCACCCTCTGCCATCTCATATGGACAGAGCTGGAAACGAACAAAAACTAACACTTAGACAAACAAGAGACCATAGAAAGTATCAAGTAGTCTTTACTTTACTCAAGAACAATACCGTTTGAAAAGTGTCTTCATCAGCGTTTTGGTCAACAAATTCTAAACCATACTGAGCAGCTGCTGAATATGAGACTGATGACAGGGTGTCatcaaactgaaaataaaagaaaagcatAAGAATGTTCATTAAGTTGCAGTTAAAAAAATGCCCTTCAATTCCAGCAAACAATTATTTACAATTTGACCCAGAAACATCACAAGGGTTTTGTACTTGTTTGAAACCTGAGCAGACAAAAATTACATTAAGGCCAGCTGCAACAGAAGCACCACGGCCTTTAGAAAGAAAGGCATTGTGCAATTTTTCACTTATCTCTCTAAAAATGTTAGGccatcccaataaaatgtttcgtttcCCACCGCCCCGTCTCTTGTGATGCTGGGTCGGTCAGtcgggcaaaaaaaaaaaacaaacacaaaaacacaaGAATGAACACTTGACATGGTCTGGGTTCCAGAGAAGGCCGGGCTGCTAAACAAGAACGCATGGTTATAAATCCAACTCAGTTAGATATATAATCAGATGGTAAAAGGTGCATATTAACATGACTATCAAAACAGCCTTTGAAAAACAGCCTTCGATGTTAATTAAAGAGATGGACATCACAtcataccaataattattgttgctaATAAAACAAGCTCGCTTGTAAATTTAAGTATTTGGTTCTTTAGCTAGTgaatcttgaatttttttttttttaagttttcgaaaaaaaatggGTCAGTCGGGTGATGggaaatgaaataatttattttattggGAAGGCCTTAGACGGAAAACTTGTTTCAATGAGTGACCTACTGTTTCTTGAGCATCAGCTGTTCTCTTGTCACAGCCTCTAAATGTCCCCCCCTGAAAACAGTTTCATAAATTTCAATGCAAATTGTCTTCTTTTGTGTCTATTCGTTAAGCTTTCACAACAAGGAGCCAATTCTAAATCTAGATTGTGACATATTTTACAGCAAAAGGGGCCAGATAAGAAAATTCAGCCACATTCTGAACCATTAACACATGTATACAGGATTTGTtaaattttgccagctgccatactaagaaataaagaaaataatgaaacaaTATATTTTGCTGCTAATGATATTCAATAACATAACACTCACCGGGACAAATTCAGCGGCATCTGCCCAGTTTTTCGTATTTGTTGGTTTGTGTTTTGTAAGTGTAACCATCTGGCATAACATAGTTGAGGAGAAATAAAATAAGGAAGAAGCTTTCAATAATTGCAATGGAAATACTTTGCAATCATAGGGACTGATAAAGACTAAAGTGGTCGCTTTAATTCTCTAACTTGTAAATAGCTAGTTATTTTCCCAGCATAGCAGTGTTCTTGAACAAAATGAAGACCCTTAAAATAACCTTAACAGATGCCCAGAGGGTGTGTCAAGGGGTTACTAAAATCCACCTTTCCTATCAGACCTGCAGGGTCATGAAGGTATCATCTCATGGTTTCCTCATCTCTACTTGCAAAGCAGTTTGGCCTGAATAGTATTTGGACTAAAAATACTGGATGTTACCAAATGAGAATAAAGATACCAGTATCGTCCATCCCATACCACTTGGGACTGAAGTCAAAATAATCGCACAAAACTATTTTAGAACTTTAGCTTCTCTTAAAacattaattaaaatttttctcACATTGTTTTCTTTATCTTCTACATCCTGTGGCAGTAAAGGCATTGGTTTGGGACCAGAGGAACTTTTAGATcttaaaattcaagaaaaaggaaactaaATGAAGTTAAGATTATGAGGTGTCCTTCTTTTGCTGTTTACTAGTAATaccattaaaaataaaaataataatgataatagtaataataataataataataataataataataatcaaaagtCTGTATTTGTATGTTCAAATGCCCTTTACAATACATAATTAAAatgtgaaataaaaataatcaagtgtaaaaataagaaaataatagaAGTTAACGTTCAGTGTCTCTTTAATAGGCTTTCAGGAATGACTGAGTTTTGAGCTGGGATTTTTAACAGAGTCAAACATTTGCAACTTCACAAATCAAAGTGGAAATTGTTCTACAACTTTGCTGCAGATACAGTAAGTGATCCATTGCCAAGTGTTTCCTGGGACTTGAACTCAGTGGGGGCTTGATGAACATGTGCTGCATCCATAATGAGCACAAGCAAAAACCTGCTTAAGAAAAGACTGGCTGCAAACATTTCTGGGGGTGAGCAAAGCCAGCTTCTACGTGACCATTCTTAATTGTCTTAATTGGGACTTCTTGTAGTCTCAAATGTAGTGTACATTTGATAACACTTCTGGTCAGAAGTGATGTTAGCCACAACACATTCTAAACTTAGTTGCCACTTAAACCAGTCTTTGTCCTCTTGGACCGTTACATCCAATAGAAGGCTGACAATAACCTATTTCCTGCTCTGCCCAACATTATTCCAACAGGAAGAGGGGCAAAAAACTCAGCCATGCCTGAACTTTTTGCGGCCTCAGATAACAACCGTATCTTATGTAATAGATTTCtgctaaattgaaaatgctTGACTCATAATAACTATACATGACAACTCAGATTCTATCCAAATTCGACTTTTGGTGGTTGCCAGCTAATGTCTTTGTATGTACTGCATTATACGAAATGATTTGTACAGTCCTTTGTAATTAGCTAATGATTAATGTAGGCAGAATGCTTTGTGCTCCACTAACAATTATTGTTAGTGGAGGGTTGTGAATAAAGTGCAGCAGTGTCCTCAAGTGTTTCTCACCAGTAACCGTAGAGTGGAagtggaaaagaaaagaaataaatacaacaaaaaaagtCTAATGTAACCGTCTAGCCTCCTTGAAATGAATTTCATGACCAAATGAGATGCAAAGTTAAAGAACTCAACCCTGTAGgttcacaaaaaaaatcatcttaAAAGTAATTTTTACTGACCTTGGTTTAACATGATCGTACCGGCATTTACTTCCATAATAACATGCTCCTTGAAGGTAATACTTACAAACCTTGAAAGGAGAAAAGAAGAGTAAATATTGTAATGCATATAGATATAACACCAACCTGTTAAAAAGGGCAAATGTAGGTAAGAAAAAGTCAGACATTTTAACCTATGCACCAGACACTGCAtacatttaaaattttcaattattgcaaaatattcTTGCTaggggagcattcattttttagaagggggcgGGGTGGGCTGGAGGAATCCCtgtgagcatgaatgtaaaatttCCTGGCCTTCCCTTCCGGCCCACCCcctcttctaaaaaatgaatgctctcTAATGTAGGTGAAAGATCATATTAATGTTGGCCCTATTACTTTCTTctgcgtatatatatatataatatatatatgcatattttgatagaaatatttcaatttaaaataccATCCAACTTCAGTCACACTGTATGCATTATATTCATCATTCAAAAAACCTGATATTAAATGGATAGtgaaaatcaaaaccaatattaattttttcaatttattttgaaaacttgaaCTGAGTGTCAAACTTCACATTGCACAATGTTTCAATGCTATTCTCAGAAAAGACACCAAATTGAGAGTCAGCAACTCAAGTGCTTTATGCAGTCCATGCAGTTTTAAAAGTCTCTGCATACCATAGATGGTTTATCTTTCAAGTCATGGGAATATCTGCAGTTGTCTCCTTCTCTGCAAGTACCATGCATATAGTACCTGAAAATAACATAACTCCCACAtcaaattgttattttcatcatGGGGTTGCTCAAAATGTTCAATGGACAATATGTTTATGACCCAAAATAGCATTGCTGCGATGAGTCTCCTAAACCTCAGTAGTAGAGCTTCAGagctagtaataataataatattattagtaaatttttagctcaggataattattttccagctttctgattggttccctaagcccatgatatgagccattatcgttaactttgaccaaataaggaaaaactgatggcgaatttcttgtgctgaaattttggaggtcggaaaaaattttttcacggcatcgttggtaaagaaaatgtcacgatttgaggaggtttcgcccgaaaaaatcaagagaattgcttgaaaatttactaaaacagttattcttctcggacttgccggatatgagttGATAATAACAAACTCGgtctacggcctcgttggttatatatatcagctcatatctggcgcgtcctcgaagaataactgttaattattttacCATAGCCAGCAACGTCACGAAATTTCATCCTAGGCTAGCAATTTTCTCATGTCATCAGTATGCTCCATAACGTtgatgatgcaatgaagccactgaaatATGTCTGTAAGTTTCCAATGAGTTTgaagaaaccaaaatttgatgaaataatgtcaatgttataaaaaaaaataatttattagtgtTCGTCTGTGGAGTTATGAATGCACTTGGGATATGCTACAGACTTGAAACGCTTGAGTTGCACTCAGCTTTCGCCTCGTGTGACCCTTACGCATCTCTCCGGGAGAATTCGCTGTTAACCGTGTCATTTCTTAAGATCTTTTTTTTCTGATCGCACATTAATCTTTGGGCGTAAGTATTTCAAAAAGAGAGAAGACATACGCACTTATTTTAGCGATTAAGTTACATAATAACTGACATTTCAGCTAAATGCAAATTATCAGATCATAAAATGGCCTAAAACTACatgaaaaatttaattaaaagaTCGAAGCTTccgccgatctac
This genomic interval carries:
- the LOC136931062 gene encoding probable E3 ubiquitin-protein ligase makorin-1 — its product is MAVYQGLSCTATKQILCRYYMHGTCREGDNCRYSHDLKDKPSMVCKYYLQGACYYGSKCRYDHVKPRSKSSSGPKPMPLLPQDVEDKENNMVTLTKHKPTNTKNWADAAEFVPGGTFRGCDKRTADAQETFDDTLSSVSYSAAAQYGLEFVDQNADEDTFQTLCPYEMAEGECPFIESCSYLHGLECEYCGMKCLHPYDTTQQEEHRQACIEIHEKDMEHSFAVQRSEGVTCGICLEAVRNKENPSDQRFGILTNCNHAFCLSCIRQWRGTSDSSANKIVRTCPICRVPSAFVTPSEFWVDDPVEKGKLIEGYKTALKEKPCRYFNEGKGTCPFGSSCFYKHAYPDGRIEEVSLRHCNTSQGKTKIVRAHRLWDFLEVLEDERTTEYTIIVLEDTDDTDSD